A portion of the Nitrospira sp. genome contains these proteins:
- the bfr gene encoding bacterioferritin produces the protein MKAKEGVIQHLNDILRAELTAVHQYLLHAALCKHWGYERLHGHFDHLAHEEVGHSSLLIDHILYLQGTPEVAKLDGVATGPDAKSLFESDLAFEREDVELLRKAISHAAQVGDYTTRHLLEHMVIDSEEHVDWFEIQLKTIGQVGLERYLSEQITK, from the coding sequence ATGAAAGCCAAGGAAGGAGTCATTCAGCATCTGAACGATATACTGCGAGCGGAGCTGACGGCGGTGCATCAATACCTGCTGCATGCCGCGCTGTGCAAACACTGGGGATATGAACGTCTCCATGGCCATTTCGACCATCTGGCGCACGAAGAAGTAGGACATTCTTCGTTGTTGATCGATCACATTCTGTATCTCCAGGGAACGCCGGAGGTGGCGAAGCTCGATGGTGTAGCCACGGGGCCCGATGCTAAGTCGCTGTTCGAGAGCGATCTGGCGTTCGAACGGGAAGATGTCGAACTGCTGCGGAAAGCTATCAGCCACGCTGCGCAGGTTGGAGACTATACGACCAGACATCTGCTGGAGCACATGGTGATAGACTCGGAAGAACACGTGGACTGGTTTGAGATCCAACTGAAGACGATTGGACAGGTTGGACTTGAGCGATATCTTTCCGAGCAAATTACGAAGTAG
- the rodA gene encoding rod shape-determining protein RodA, producing MIDRVLESRQFDNFDLRFLGLIFLILGIGVLSIYSVTHDQGGIMPFFAKQLVWILLGSVAFLVMQIWDYHRIARWAYPAYVVILLLLAFVLFEGKTSRGAQRWIPVGPFAFQPSEFAKLVLVLVLAHYYSKAPRVGWLQRVVVPGLLMLPGLLLILKQPDLGSGLSFLAVYAAMLLMVGMRSQAMGLILLFSLMLFPFAWEMMWGSLHDYQRQRIMAFVDPDYDPAGKGYHALQSRIAIGAGELTGKGLYGGTQSQLKFLPEGHTDFVFSVFAEEWGFVGVLVLLLLFVALIWLSLEIAARAKDELGALLAVGVVCMLCFCVVVNIGMTAGMFPIVGIPLPLMSYGGSATVMTMASLGLLLNVKRRRLGLFY from the coding sequence ATGATCGATCGAGTTCTGGAAAGCCGCCAGTTCGACAATTTTGACTTGCGGTTTCTCGGATTGATCTTCTTGATTCTCGGGATCGGCGTGCTTTCGATATACAGCGTCACGCATGACCAGGGCGGGATCATGCCCTTCTTTGCGAAGCAGTTGGTATGGATCCTCCTTGGCAGCGTGGCGTTTCTTGTCATGCAGATTTGGGACTATCATCGCATCGCCCGGTGGGCCTATCCGGCGTATGTGGTGATTCTCTTGCTGCTGGCCTTCGTCCTGTTCGAGGGGAAAACCAGTCGGGGAGCCCAACGGTGGATTCCTGTCGGTCCCTTTGCATTTCAACCTTCTGAATTCGCCAAATTGGTTCTGGTCTTGGTGCTCGCGCATTACTATTCAAAGGCTCCCCGTGTAGGTTGGCTGCAACGGGTGGTGGTGCCGGGGTTGTTGATGCTTCCCGGCCTCTTGCTGATTTTGAAACAGCCGGACCTCGGCAGCGGGTTGAGCTTTCTCGCCGTCTATGCCGCCATGTTGTTAATGGTGGGGATGCGCTCTCAAGCCATGGGGTTGATCCTCCTGTTTTCGCTGATGTTGTTTCCTTTCGCCTGGGAAATGATGTGGGGGTCCTTGCATGATTACCAACGTCAGCGCATTATGGCGTTCGTTGACCCGGACTATGATCCGGCCGGAAAAGGCTACCATGCGCTGCAATCACGGATCGCCATCGGAGCGGGGGAACTGACGGGAAAGGGGCTGTACGGGGGAACGCAGAGTCAGTTGAAATTTCTGCCAGAAGGACACACGGATTTCGTCTTTTCGGTATTTGCAGAAGAATGGGGGTTTGTAGGGGTGCTCGTGTTGCTCCTCCTGTTCGTGGCGTTGATCTGGCTGTCGCTGGAAATCGCCGCAAGGGCGAAGGATGAGCTTGGGGCGCTTTTGGCAGTCGGCGTGGTATGCATGCTGTGTTTTTGCGTCGTGGTGAACATCGGAATGACCGCCGGCATGTTTCCCATCGTCGGAATTCCGCTTCCGCTCATGAGCTACGGCGGCAGCGCGACCGTCATGACGATGGCATCGCTAGGACTGCTATTGAATGTGAAGCGGCGTCGATTGGGTTTGTTTTACTGA
- the bfr gene encoding bacterioferritin, giving the protein MKAKDGVINLLNKILTADLTAINQYFVHAKMCANWGYERLHHKVRERSIDEMKDADELIGHILYLEGVPNVQRMNTVHVGETVPEQFKLDLKAEQEMLSLLSEGVVHCTKVTDFTTRHMLEDMAKDVDAHIDWIETQMETIEQIGIENYLAEQIKKES; this is encoded by the coding sequence ATGAAAGCAAAAGATGGGGTGATCAATCTGTTGAACAAGATTCTCACCGCTGATCTGACTGCCATCAATCAGTACTTCGTTCACGCCAAAATGTGTGCGAACTGGGGATATGAGCGGTTGCATCATAAAGTTCGAGAGCGGAGCATCGATGAAATGAAGGATGCGGACGAACTCATCGGACACATCTTGTACCTGGAGGGAGTGCCGAACGTGCAACGCATGAACACCGTGCATGTCGGCGAGACGGTGCCGGAGCAGTTCAAGCTCGACCTCAAGGCGGAACAAGAAATGTTGTCGCTGTTAAGCGAGGGGGTCGTCCATTGCACGAAGGTGACCGATTTCACCACTCGCCACATGCTGGAAGATATGGCCAAAGACGTCGATGCCCATATCGACTGGATTGAGACGCAGATGGAAACGATCGAGCAGATCGGCATTGAGAACTATCTGGCTGAACAAATCAAGAAAGAGAGCTGA
- the dprA gene encoding DNA-processing protein DprA translates to MQSRHPTDQSLLAPWLRLRAIDGLGDATILSLLQIWATPEAVLKADFHELIERGCSRRLAAAITKGPSEKACRLVDRELSVLRQSMYTVHTILDASYPARLRMIPDPPPLLYVSGALLEADAFAVAVVGARRATAGGCLLTEELARDLAEAGVSVVSGLARGIDAAAHQGALSGGGRTIAVLGCGIDRTYPSEHARLRRQIEEQGAVVTEVPINTAPEPHNFPKRNRIISGLSLGVVVTEAALESGSLITARLACEQGREVFAVPGSVKSDTCRGTNALIKQGAALVECADDVVQALTPQLEEPMRRKVRRSRLDPTTPERLDEQERLVYEALSHEPRTVDEVAEIIHAPVSIVTATLLSLELNRQARQLGGQRFVRT, encoded by the coding sequence ATGCAATCGCGTCACCCGACGGACCAGTCTCTTCTTGCGCCCTGGTTACGCCTGAGAGCTATTGATGGGTTGGGAGATGCGACCATTCTGTCGCTGCTGCAGATCTGGGCGACACCGGAGGCCGTGCTGAAGGCGGATTTCCACGAACTGATCGAACGAGGCTGCAGTCGCCGCTTGGCCGCCGCAATTACCAAGGGACCTTCTGAGAAGGCGTGCCGCCTGGTCGACCGAGAACTCTCGGTGCTGCGGCAGTCGATGTATACGGTCCATACGATCCTCGATGCATCATATCCCGCGCGGTTGCGGATGATCCCTGATCCTCCGCCGTTGTTGTATGTCTCGGGAGCGTTGTTGGAGGCGGATGCTTTTGCGGTGGCGGTTGTGGGCGCTCGCCGAGCGACGGCTGGTGGGTGTCTGTTGACGGAGGAATTGGCCAGAGACTTGGCGGAAGCGGGCGTCTCCGTCGTCAGCGGATTGGCTCGGGGGATCGATGCGGCTGCTCATCAAGGCGCCCTCTCGGGCGGAGGCCGAACCATTGCCGTGCTCGGTTGCGGTATCGACCGGACTTATCCGTCTGAGCATGCACGGTTGCGTCGTCAGATCGAAGAGCAGGGGGCGGTGGTGACCGAGGTGCCGATCAACACGGCTCCGGAACCGCACAATTTTCCTAAACGAAATCGCATCATCAGCGGGTTGTCGCTCGGCGTGGTGGTGACGGAGGCCGCCTTGGAAAGCGGATCGTTGATTACCGCCCGGTTGGCGTGCGAGCAGGGCAGAGAGGTGTTTGCCGTTCCTGGTTCGGTCAAGTCGGACACCTGTCGTGGAACAAACGCGCTGATCAAACAGGGTGCTGCCTTGGTCGAGTGTGCAGACGACGTTGTCCAAGCACTGACGCCGCAACTTGAGGAACCGATGCGCCGGAAAGTGCGCCGATCACGACTCGATCCCACGACTCCTGAGCGTTTGGATGAGCAGGAAAGGCTGGTCTACGAGGCGCTGTCACATGAACCCAGGACCGTGGATGAGGTGGCCGAAATCATTCATGCGCCGGTGTCCATTGTGACGGCGACGCTCTTGTCTTTGGAGCTCAATCGACAGGCTCGGCAGCTGGGCGGGCAGCGCTTCGTCCGCACGTAA
- the topA gene encoding type I DNA topoisomerase: MAKSLIIVESPTKARTITKYLGRGYTVVASVGHVKDLPTSKLGVDLEHDFAPQYVTIKGKSKVLAEIKKKAEEADKVFLAPDPDREGEAIAWHLAEELNGKSKKKKDGKVFRVLFNEITESAIKRALQSPGQIDMKLVNAQQARRVLDRIVGYQGSQLLWNKVRRGLSMGRVQSVAVRLICEREAEREAFRAEEYWSITALLAGTVPPPFEARLHSINGEEASIATAEQAQKVVAALQGRAFTVTSVERKEKRRNPVAPFITSRLQQEAARKLRFTPKKTMTLAQQLYEGIEIGTEGATGLITYMRTDSPRISQEAMTDARQVILERFGQEYLPGTPNVYKTQKAAQEAHEAIRPTSAGRDPESIKQYLEEDQYHLYKLIWNRFIASQMVPAILDVTRVESSPQDTPDRYLFRSNGTVVKFPGHTIVYMEGVDKELALQKPKQDEDSDEGTERQLPVLVEGERLRLVEQAEQTIAGVTSRQHFTQPPPRYNEALLIKELEEKGIGRPSTYAAIISTIQDRKYVEKIEGRFVPTETGRTVNDFLMKGFPDIVNVDFTSQLEEELDEVEEGNKPWIDAVRDFYNPFTADLEKAKSIPGPKDTVEPPTNIPCDRCGRMMEIKWGRNGKFLACPGYKEDPPCKNTQNFERLPDGTIKIVPKQDLTTDQVCDKCGSPMVVKTGRFGKFIACSAYPACKTTKPLALGVKCPQPGCGGDLVQKRTRKGRSFYACSRYPQCEFALWDRPVNKACPTCSAPFLVEKISKQDGRSVQCRNEDCGYREAG; this comes from the coding sequence ATGGCGAAATCTCTCATCATCGTCGAATCTCCGACGAAGGCCAGGACGATCACGAAGTATTTGGGGCGCGGATATACCGTCGTCGCCTCGGTGGGTCATGTCAAGGATCTCCCTACCAGCAAGCTTGGTGTGGATCTGGAGCACGATTTTGCTCCGCAGTATGTCACGATCAAAGGAAAATCGAAGGTGCTCGCTGAGATCAAGAAGAAAGCCGAAGAGGCCGACAAGGTCTTTCTGGCTCCTGACCCTGATCGCGAAGGGGAAGCGATCGCCTGGCACCTTGCAGAAGAACTGAACGGCAAATCGAAAAAGAAGAAGGACGGCAAAGTCTTTCGTGTCCTCTTCAACGAGATTACGGAGTCCGCCATTAAGCGGGCGCTGCAATCGCCAGGACAGATCGACATGAAACTTGTCAATGCCCAGCAGGCTCGGAGGGTCTTGGATCGAATCGTCGGATACCAGGGCAGTCAGCTGTTGTGGAACAAGGTGCGCCGGGGACTGTCCATGGGACGGGTGCAGTCGGTCGCCGTTCGGTTGATATGCGAGCGCGAGGCGGAGCGAGAGGCGTTTCGCGCGGAAGAGTACTGGTCGATTACCGCGCTGCTGGCCGGAACGGTACCCCCTCCGTTCGAAGCCCGCCTGCACAGCATCAACGGGGAAGAAGCGTCGATCGCCACCGCGGAGCAGGCGCAGAAGGTGGTTGCGGCACTCCAAGGAAGGGCCTTTACGGTCACCTCCGTCGAGCGGAAGGAAAAAAGGCGCAACCCAGTCGCTCCCTTCATTACCAGTCGGCTGCAGCAGGAAGCGGCCAGAAAACTGCGCTTTACCCCTAAGAAGACCATGACTCTTGCCCAGCAGCTGTATGAGGGTATTGAGATCGGGACGGAAGGGGCAACGGGCCTCATCACCTATATGAGGACGGATTCACCGAGAATCTCCCAAGAGGCCATGACGGATGCTCGACAGGTCATCTTGGAGCGATTCGGTCAGGAATATCTCCCGGGAACGCCCAACGTGTACAAGACGCAGAAAGCGGCTCAGGAGGCCCACGAAGCGATCAGACCCACGTCGGCGGGCCGCGATCCCGAGTCAATCAAACAGTATCTCGAAGAGGACCAGTATCATCTCTACAAGTTGATCTGGAACCGGTTCATCGCTTCTCAGATGGTGCCGGCCATTCTCGACGTGACGCGTGTGGAGTCTTCCCCGCAGGATACGCCGGATCGGTATCTGTTCCGCTCGAACGGCACGGTGGTGAAATTTCCGGGTCACACCATCGTCTACATGGAGGGCGTCGACAAGGAGTTGGCCCTGCAAAAGCCCAAGCAAGACGAAGACAGCGACGAAGGGACCGAGCGCCAGCTGCCGGTCCTCGTTGAAGGTGAGCGTCTCCGGCTGGTCGAACAGGCGGAGCAGACGATCGCGGGCGTTACGTCCAGACAGCACTTTACTCAGCCGCCGCCTCGCTACAATGAAGCTCTGCTCATCAAGGAATTAGAAGAAAAGGGGATCGGAAGACCCTCCACTTATGCGGCCATCATCTCCACCATTCAAGACCGGAAGTACGTCGAGAAAATCGAAGGTAGGTTTGTTCCGACGGAAACCGGCCGCACGGTCAACGACTTTTTGATGAAAGGGTTTCCCGACATCGTCAATGTCGATTTCACGTCTCAGCTCGAAGAGGAACTCGACGAGGTTGAAGAAGGGAACAAGCCTTGGATCGATGCGGTTCGGGACTTCTACAATCCCTTTACAGCTGATTTGGAAAAGGCCAAGTCGATTCCCGGTCCAAAAGATACGGTCGAGCCTCCCACCAATATTCCCTGCGACAGATGCGGAAGAATGATGGAGATCAAGTGGGGTCGAAACGGCAAGTTCCTCGCGTGCCCCGGTTATAAAGAGGATCCACCCTGCAAGAATACTCAGAACTTTGAGAGACTCCCCGACGGAACAATCAAGATCGTCCCCAAGCAGGATCTCACGACCGACCAAGTTTGCGACAAGTGTGGGAGTCCGATGGTCGTGAAGACGGGACGATTCGGCAAGTTCATCGCCTGTTCAGCCTATCCCGCCTGCAAGACGACGAAGCCTCTGGCGCTGGGTGTGAAATGTCCTCAGCCCGGATGCGGAGGCGACTTGGTCCAGAAGCGCACCCGCAAAGGACGCTCGTTCTACGCATGCAGCCGCTATCCTCAATGCGAATTTGCTCTATGGGATCGTCCTGTCAACAAAGCGTGCCCCACCTGCAGCGCGCCATTCCTGGTCGAAAAGATCAGTAAACAGGACGGAAGAAGCGTGCAGTGCCGCAATGAAGATTGCGGTTATCGCGAAGCCGGATAA
- a CDS encoding Rne/Rng family ribonuclease, giving the protein MGLEIAITVAREETRVAVLDNGVVTDLFGDRAKHKDFVGNIYKGKVAKVLPGMQAAFVDIGLEKAAFMHVSDLSMDAEPGDTLVDADEDEKGGDDLRPRRESSKPIEQLLSEGQDLMVQISKGPIGTKGPRVTSYVSLPGRYLVFMPNVEHIGVSRRIPRDEERARLKEIMKRLRHPGCGYIVRTVSEGVKEEELRSDVDFLHVLWQDIHEKRDQQPAPALLHTDLSLSFRVVRDLFGKKVDRLWIDSREEYEAVRDFVQRFSPEQTSRIHFYDKDESLFDHLGVEQEMARALSRKVWLKSGGYLVIDHTEAMTVIDVNTGRFVGKRDQEETILRNNLEAAKEVAYQVKLRGIGGIIIVDFIDMEREKNRDKVYHALVDAMASDKARTRISRISDLGLIEISRERVREDLLRSLSEPCRYCDGRGYTKSPTTIAYEIFREIRRIGSEAEQQRIVVGAHPSVAGLLQDEERQGLEALERECMAKILVMSDEQLHLEQYDLAVF; this is encoded by the coding sequence ATGGGATTGGAAATCGCAATCACCGTCGCCCGTGAGGAAACGCGTGTGGCGGTGTTGGACAACGGAGTGGTGACGGACCTATTTGGAGACCGCGCCAAACATAAAGATTTCGTGGGGAATATCTATAAGGGGAAGGTGGCCAAGGTCCTTCCCGGTATGCAAGCCGCGTTCGTCGATATCGGGCTCGAGAAGGCGGCGTTCATGCATGTCTCGGATCTGTCCATGGATGCCGAACCGGGGGATACCCTTGTCGATGCAGACGAGGATGAAAAAGGCGGGGACGATTTGCGGCCTCGACGGGAAAGCTCGAAGCCTATCGAGCAGCTCTTGAGCGAAGGACAGGATCTGATGGTGCAGATCTCTAAAGGGCCGATCGGCACCAAGGGGCCGCGTGTCACGAGCTATGTATCGTTGCCGGGCCGCTACCTCGTGTTCATGCCGAACGTGGAGCATATCGGTGTATCACGGCGCATTCCGCGAGACGAAGAACGCGCACGGTTGAAGGAGATCATGAAGCGCCTCCGCCACCCGGGTTGCGGGTACATCGTCAGGACGGTCAGTGAAGGAGTGAAGGAGGAAGAACTGCGGTCGGATGTCGACTTCCTGCATGTGCTCTGGCAAGACATCCACGAAAAGCGCGATCAGCAGCCGGCGCCGGCGCTGTTGCACACGGATCTCAGCCTGAGTTTCCGCGTCGTGCGAGACCTGTTCGGCAAGAAGGTGGATAGGTTGTGGATCGATTCGCGCGAAGAGTATGAAGCGGTGCGGGACTTCGTCCAGCGCTTCTCTCCTGAACAGACCTCGCGTATTCATTTCTACGATAAAGATGAGAGTTTATTCGATCATCTCGGAGTCGAACAAGAAATGGCCCGCGCCCTCAGCCGGAAGGTCTGGCTCAAGTCTGGCGGATATCTGGTCATCGACCATACCGAGGCGATGACCGTCATTGATGTGAATACCGGGCGCTTCGTCGGGAAACGAGATCAAGAGGAAACGATCTTGCGCAACAATCTGGAAGCAGCCAAAGAGGTCGCCTATCAAGTCAAGTTGCGCGGGATCGGCGGAATTATCATCGTCGATTTCATCGACATGGAGCGGGAGAAGAACCGGGACAAGGTGTATCATGCCCTGGTCGATGCCATGGCGTCGGATAAGGCGCGAACGAGAATCTCCCGCATTTCGGATCTGGGGTTGATCGAGATTTCACGCGAACGGGTTCGTGAAGATCTTCTGCGTTCTCTTTCGGAACCCTGTCGTTATTGCGACGGCCGCGGCTACACGAAGTCTCCGACGACCATCGCCTATGAGATTTTCCGTGAGATCAGACGGATCGGGAGCGAGGCGGAGCAACAGCGTATCGTGGTCGGGGCGCATCCTTCGGTCGCGGGTCTGCTGCAGGACGAAGAACGACAGGGGCTCGAAGCATTGGAGCGCGAGTGCATGGCCAAGATCCTGGTCATGTCCGACGAGCAACTGCATTTGGAGCAGTACGATCTGGCCGTGTTCTGA